The region CATCAGGCTTCTTCATGGGGCCGTGACGCTGGCTCTTGGGGGCTGGCTTAGCCGGTGGTGGAGGAGCAGACGTGCCGTGCACCGCCGTGCGCGCGCGCTGCGGCGGCACTGCGGTGGCGGGTGATGCCTTCTGTTTGGCGGCAGGCTTTGTAGCCACTGCGGCGCTCTTGCCCGCGGCGAGCCGTTTCTCAGTGGTGGTGCCTGGCTTCTTCGCGGGCTCTTTCGCCATGCGCTTTGCTCCCCACGGCTCGCCACTCCTGGTTGCATCTCCGGACAATCCTTCCGCCGCGGGCGACCGGGCCGGCTCCGGTCCTTGAGCAGCCCCGGGACTCCTGCCGCCGCATAGCGGTTCCGCCAACGGGTGATGGTAGGCGTCGTCGTACCCAGTCGCGCCATGATATCCCCCGTGGGTACGCCAGCGGCGCTGAGCAACACAATCCGCGCCCGCAGG is a window of Dehalococcoidia bacterium DNA encoding:
- a CDS encoding transcriptional regulator, translating into MAKEPAKKPGTTTEKRLAAGKSAAVATKPAAKQKASPATAVPPQRARTAVHGTSAPPPPAKPAPKSQRHGPMKKPD